The following proteins are encoded in a genomic region of Candidatus Moraniibacteriota bacterium:
- a CDS encoding Gmad2 immunoglobulin-like domain-containing protein: protein MKKTSLIIIGAVALLFLIILAVRFFSGPEDGWVCNENKWVKHGNPSAPMPKEPCGKISSSQPEQKQPETLRVYFPKSNDKITSPVIVSGQASGWYFEGTFPVKIVDEKGKELGKGNVVSLDGNWMTTEFVPFKGSINFSAEGAKSGKIIFEKDNPSGLPQNAESYSLPVNF from the coding sequence ATGAAAAAAACATCCCTGATAATTATTGGTGCAGTTGCCTTATTGTTTTTGATCATTCTGGCCGTCAGATTTTTTAGCGGTCCAGAAGATGGATGGGTTTGCAATGAGAATAAATGGGTTAAACATGGCAATCCTTCTGCTCCAATGCCCAAAGAACCTTGTGGGAAAATCTCTTCCAGTCAGCCGGAACAAAAACAGCCAGAAACCTTGCGGGTTTATTTTCCCAAATCAAATGATAAAATTACAAGTCCAGTCATAGTTTCTGGCCAGGCCAGTGGCTGGTATTTTGAAGGAACTTTTCCTGTAAAAATCGTGGATGAAAAAGGAAAAGAATTAGGGAAGGGAAATGTGGTTTCCCTGGATGGAAACTGGATGACAACTGAATTCGTGCCTTTTAAAGGAAGCATTAACTTTAGTGCCGAAGGTGCGAAGAGCGGAAAAATTATCTTTGAAAAAGATAATCCATCCGGCCTTCCACAGAACGCCGAATCATATTCTTTGCCTGTAAATTTCTAA
- the thpR gene encoding RNA 2',3'-cyclic phosphodiesterase — MHKKKIFVEIAIPQQMRKRLIEKTTQWPALPVKWVKENNLHITVSFIGYVDESIIPEICQKIREVTDNFESFEINFNSIELGPSTEDPKMIWLSGEPNPELGRLNEAIEDALGMHPQKHKNFRPHITLGRIRKLKWDELPKKPVIDEKINLAMTADSVFVMESKGGESEYNKLEECILL; from the coding sequence ATGCATAAGAAAAAGATATTTGTAGAAATAGCTATTCCGCAACAAATGAGGAAAAGACTTATAGAAAAGACCACCCAGTGGCCTGCTTTGCCGGTCAAATGGGTTAAGGAAAATAATTTGCACATAACCGTTTCTTTTATCGGTTATGTCGATGAAAGCATTATTCCCGAAATTTGTCAGAAAATTAGGGAAGTCACTGATAATTTTGAATCTTTTGAAATAAATTTTAACAGTATTGAACTGGGCCCTAGTACAGAAGATCCTAAAATGATTTGGCTGAGTGGAGAACCAAATCCAGAACTCGGAAGACTGAACGAGGCAATCGAAGATGCTCTTGGGATGCATCCTCAAAAACACAAAAATTTCAGGCCGCACATAACTCTGGGTAGGATAAGAAAATTAAAATGGGATGAACTTCCAAAAAAACCGGTTATTGATGAAAAAATAAATTTGGCTATGACGGCAGATTCAGTTTTTGTTATGGAAAGCAAAGGCGGAGAGTCGGAATATAATAAACTAGAAGAGTGCATTCTTTTGTGA
- the gltX gene encoding glutamate--tRNA ligase, giving the protein MDILGIRIDNFSKKEILEKIELFLSDGKFHQIATVNPEFILETQKDEEFKNILNSCDLNIGDGIGIKFAFLRFGKWLKERMPGADLMHEILKIADEKNFSVFLAVNKNGLSSYKEVKSALSLKYPNVQFFGDDIDPRSVGYKLLNSDSNLFFCNFGAPEQEKFINSLKNDIIGLAIGIGGSFDFITGKVKRAPKIMQNLGLEWLWRLILQPKRIKRIINAVVIFPVKILFSKQMKSSEKKVRVRFAPSPTGYMHVGNFRTALYAYLFAKKNKGDFILRIEDTDQKRYVQDALEKLIDIINWAGFEYSEGVFIENGKVLQKGDFGPYVQSERLDIYKKYADELVESGKAYHCFCTPEKLEQMRNEQIASKQAPMYNKCCLKLSVEETAKRIEQGEKYVIRQKINTEGFTEYEDLIRGKVKIKNDLLDDQVLLKSDGYPTYNFANVIDDHLMGITHVIRGEEYVSSTPKYVQLYQNFGWEIPEFAHLPLLLNSDKSKLSKRQGDVSVEDYISKGYLKEAIINFVALLGWNPGEGSVQEIFSIQELIDKFELGKVHKAGAIFDLKKLDWINAQYIKKMSDEDLYKNALRFFEKKDFYTNAQQEKKSAEYLKKVLTVEKDRLIKFSDVGEENKFFFQDISCNKEMLRWKSITDEEIKNSLETSEKVLAGISGENWNLKNLEEKLLEAAGEKRGDLLWPLRVALTGEKKSPSPFEVAWVIGKKETLKRINQALGLI; this is encoded by the coding sequence ATGGATATTTTAGGAATCAGGATTGATAATTTTTCCAAAAAAGAAATTCTTGAAAAAATAGAATTATTTTTGAGTGACGGAAAATTCCATCAGATTGCAACTGTAAATCCAGAATTCATACTGGAAACACAAAAAGATGAAGAATTTAAAAATATTTTAAATTCTTGTGATCTTAATATTGGAGATGGGATAGGAATCAAGTTTGCTTTTTTAAGATTCGGAAAATGGCTGAAAGAAAGAATGCCAGGAGCTGACTTGATGCATGAAATTTTGAAAATTGCGGATGAAAAAAATTTTTCGGTATTTTTGGCCGTAAACAAGAACGGACTAAGTTCCTATAAAGAAGTAAAAAGTGCTTTAAGTTTGAAATACCCTAATGTACAATTTTTCGGAGATGATATTGATCCACGAAGTGTTGGTTATAAACTTCTAAATTCGGATAGTAATTTATTTTTTTGCAATTTCGGGGCTCCAGAGCAGGAAAAGTTTATTAATTCTCTGAAAAATGATATAATCGGATTGGCCATAGGAATAGGTGGCAGTTTTGATTTTATCACCGGAAAAGTGAAGCGTGCCCCAAAAATAATGCAAAATCTTGGCTTAGAATGGCTTTGGAGGCTCATTTTACAGCCAAAAAGAATAAAAAGAATAATCAATGCCGTTGTAATTTTTCCGGTAAAAATATTATTTTCCAAACAAATGAAAAGTTCAGAAAAAAAAGTAAGAGTACGTTTCGCACCGTCGCCGACCGGCTATATGCATGTCGGCAATTTCCGTACTGCGCTTTATGCCTATCTTTTTGCTAAAAAAAATAAAGGCGATTTTATTCTGAGGATTGAAGATACGGACCAAAAAAGATATGTCCAGGATGCTTTAGAAAAACTTATTGATATTATAAATTGGGCAGGCTTTGAATATTCTGAAGGAGTTTTTATTGAAAATGGAAAAGTTTTGCAGAAAGGGGATTTCGGGCCATATGTGCAATCGGAACGTCTGGATATATATAAAAAATATGCCGACGAACTTGTTGAAAGTGGCAAGGCTTATCATTGTTTCTGCACGCCGGAAAAACTTGAACAGATGAGGAATGAACAGATAGCCAGCAAACAAGCCCCGATGTATAACAAGTGTTGCCTGAAATTAAGCGTTGAAGAAACTGCCAAAAGAATCGAACAAGGAGAAAAATATGTCATCCGCCAAAAAATAAACACGGAGGGATTTACGGAATATGAAGATTTAATCCGCGGAAAAGTAAAAATAAAAAATGATTTATTGGATGACCAAGTGCTTCTTAAATCGGACGGTTATCCGACTTATAATTTTGCCAATGTCATCGATGATCATCTGATGGGGATTACTCATGTTATCCGTGGCGAGGAATATGTCTCCAGTACTCCAAAATATGTTCAATTGTACCAAAATTTTGGCTGGGAAATTCCTGAATTTGCACATTTACCGTTGCTTTTGAATTCTGACAAATCCAAACTTTCCAAACGGCAGGGGGATGTGTCGGTGGAAGATTATATCAGCAAAGGATATCTTAAAGAAGCAATCATTAATTTCGTAGCACTCTTGGGATGGAATCCAGGGGAGGGAAGTGTGCAGGAAATTTTTTCAATACAAGAATTGATTGATAAATTCGAGCTTGGAAAAGTCCATAAAGCCGGAGCGATTTTTGACCTGAAAAAATTAGACTGGATCAATGCGCAATATATTAAAAAAATGAGTGATGAAGATCTATATAAAAATGCACTGCGATTTTTTGAGAAGAAGGATTTTTATACTAATGCTCAGCAAGAAAAAAAATCAGCAGAGTATTTGAAAAAAGTTCTGACAGTAGAAAAAGACAGACTCATAAAATTTTCAGATGTCGGAGAGGAGAATAAATTTTTCTTTCAGGATATTTCGTGCAATAAAGAGATGCTGCGCTGGAAATCAATTACCGATGAGGAGATTAAAAATTCACTGGAAACTTCGGAAAAAGTCCTGGCTGGAATTTCCGGCGAGAACTGGAATTTGAAAAATTTAGAAGAGAAGCTGCTGGAAGCTGCAGGAGAAAAACGAGGGGATTTATTGTGGCCCCTTAGAGTAGCTCTAACGGGAGAAAAAAAATCACCCTCACCATTTGAAGTTGCTTGGGTGATTGGCAAAAAAGAAACATTAAAACGCATCAATCAGGCCTTGGGATTAATATAA
- a CDS encoding C39 family peptidase, with product MNIKIKNSFTDKIKFLMGAMLFFAAFLIFCGVKAESINNISGTGSLSADDKEELKELDEKAETYRKIIEIKQKQGETLSNQISITDASIGQIENQMKMISKQIEDLNDQIIRIQKEIKENEAMIEGNKELLGQIMQVYYESSNTSPFFTYLSGGNLKSFMVKEDRISQTGDKIKELIDIIKKIKEDLNEENNQLDQKKSEFLSKNQELQEKNDDLNSIKDQKQSLLSETQGEEQRYQKLLAKIEAQKNELLNIDDYFSASGLSADSYPKPDSKYFASTSWYYSQWDSRWGNKNIGNTRTKMKNYGCAVTSVAMVFTEHGGSITPGYLASKPIFYGDLINWPSSWSSPKVSLISSKSHGNVSWSTIDSQIKKGNPVIVYIKKSNGSQGHYVVIHHKDAAGKYVVHDPYFGANIFLDTSRALVGALGSSSKTSIDQMIIYN from the coding sequence ATGAATATAAAAATAAAAAACAGCTTTACGGATAAAATTAAATTTCTCATGGGAGCAATGTTGTTTTTTGCTGCCTTTTTAATTTTTTGCGGGGTCAAAGCTGAGAGCATAAACAATATTTCAGGTACAGGCTCTCTTTCTGCAGATGACAAAGAAGAACTAAAAGAACTAGATGAAAAAGCCGAGACCTACAGAAAGATTATTGAGATCAAGCAAAAACAAGGAGAGACATTAAGCAACCAGATATCTATAACAGATGCCAGTATAGGGCAGATAGAAAATCAGATGAAAATGATTTCAAAACAAATCGAAGATTTAAACGACCAAATAATAAGAATACAGAAAGAGATAAAAGAAAATGAAGCTATGATTGAAGGGAATAAAGAATTGCTCGGTCAGATCATGCAGGTTTATTATGAATCAAGCAACACAAGTCCTTTTTTCACGTACCTTTCCGGCGGAAATCTGAAATCTTTTATGGTAAAAGAAGACAGGATTTCACAGACAGGAGATAAAATAAAGGAGCTGATTGATATAATCAAAAAAATCAAGGAGGATCTGAATGAAGAAAACAATCAGCTTGATCAGAAAAAAAGTGAATTTTTGAGCAAGAATCAAGAATTGCAGGAAAAAAATGATGATTTGAATTCGATAAAAGATCAAAAACAGAGTCTTCTGAGTGAAACTCAAGGCGAAGAACAGCGTTATCAGAAGCTTTTGGCTAAGATTGAAGCACAAAAGAATGAATTGTTAAACATAGATGATTATTTTTCCGCCAGCGGACTTAGTGCAGATTCATATCCCAAACCTGATTCAAAATACTTTGCTTCAACCAGCTGGTATTATTCACAATGGGACAGTAGATGGGGCAATAAAAACATAGGAAATACAAGAACTAAGATGAAAAATTACGGATGTGCAGTGACTTCTGTAGCCATGGTTTTCACTGAACATGGAGGTTCCATAACACCTGGATATCTTGCCAGTAAGCCCATATTTTATGGCGATCTTATAAACTGGCCAAGTTCATGGTCAAGTCCTAAAGTATCCTTAATTTCCAGCAAGTCTCATGGAAATGTAAGTTGGTCAACTATTGATAGCCAGATCAAAAAGGGTAATCCTGTCATTGTATATATTAAAAAAAGCAACGGCAGTCAGGGACATTATGTTGTGATTCACCATAAGGACGCAGCAGGGAAGTATGTGGTTCATGATCCATACTTTGGAGCCAATATATTCTTGGATACTTCAAGAGCTTTGGTGGGTGCCTTAGGTTCTTCCAGTAAAACTTCAATAGATCAGATGATAATATATAATTAA
- a CDS encoding GNAT family N-acetyltransferase has translation MAKLRKLKHQDKKRVERLLCQLTGKETKINIKSLIKDKGCNCIVIEENKQVIGFGSLIVHQVPCEGYVARIEDVVIDSAWRGKGHGKRLTKELIAIAKNKKVKKINLTSNPKRITARNLYKNMGFEIYNTGVFKMDL, from the coding sequence ATGGCAAAATTAAGAAAACTTAAACATCAAGACAAGAAGAGAGTTGAAAGACTTCTCTGCCAGCTGACAGGAAAAGAGACGAAGATAAACATAAAATCCCTTATAAAAGACAAGGGCTGTAATTGTATTGTTATTGAAGAAAATAAACAGGTAATAGGTTTCGGATCATTGATAGTCCATCAAGTTCCTTGTGAGGGTTATGTGGCAAGAATAGAAGATGTTGTCATAGACTCTGCCTGGAGGGGGAAGGGGCATGGGAAAAGGCTTACAAAAGAACTTATAGCCATAGCAAAAAATAAAAAAGTAAAAAAAATAAATTTAACCAGCAATCCCAAAAGGATAACAGCCAGAAATTTATACAAAAATATGGGATTTGAAATTTATAATACCGGAGTTTTTAAAATGGATCTATAA
- a CDS encoding iron-sulfur cluster assembly scaffold protein: MNLRYSKKVIEHFTHPHNQGVIKNPDGVGIVGNPKCGDIMRMYIKVYKNKKGGEIIKDVKFETLGCGAAISTSSIATEMSKGKSLDEVMTITNKQVADELGGLPAAKLHCSNLAADALHKAIENYKYRNKKTSNKNYGKIKKT; the protein is encoded by the coding sequence ATGAATTTAAGATATTCTAAAAAAGTCATAGAGCATTTTACCCATCCGCATAATCAGGGAGTAATAAAAAATCCTGACGGAGTTGGCATCGTTGGAAATCCCAAATGCGGAGACATTATGCGCATGTATATAAAAGTTTACAAAAATAAGAAAGGTGGGGAAATAATTAAAGATGTTAAATTTGAAACTTTAGGTTGCGGTGCAGCTATTTCCACATCTTCCATTGCCACCGAAATGTCCAAAGGCAAAAGCCTGGACGAAGTTATGACTATCACAAACAAGCAAGTCGCTGATGAACTTGGCGGTTTACCAGCAGCAAAACTGCATTGCAGCAATCTGGCCGCTGACGCACTTCATAAAGCGATTGAAAATTATAAGTACCGTAATAAAAAAACATCAAACAAAAACTATGGCAAAATTAAGAAAACTTAA
- a CDS encoding cysteine desulfurase family protein, producing MNKKRIYLDYAATTPADQKVLKAMLPYFSEKFGNAMSVHGFGQEALEAVDNSRAEIANFFNCSPSEIIFTSGATESNNLAIKGSIHSFYSIPRKAGEKPHIITTKFEHHCILDACKIVEKDGLAQISYISPGRDGIVSLKEIEKAIQPNTILISVMYVNNEVGTVQPIAEIGKMLEKINSQRIGNKLPHISFHTDATQAVNYFNCNVNDLNVDLLSISGHKIYGPKGVGLLYVRKGTPIKRIQDGGDQEYKMRAGTHNVPGIVGLSMAISMIKTPEMQKKIKEIKSLRDYTIKRVLKEIPKSYLNGSAEKRSPNNANFRFDDVEGEGLILSLDIEGIAGSTGSACSSGALEPSHVLLSLGLKHEQAHGSLRVTFGKHTTKKEIDIFITKLKEIVKRLRKISGNVMKEFK from the coding sequence ATGAATAAGAAACGGATTTATTTAGACTATGCAGCTACAACACCAGCCGATCAAAAAGTTTTAAAGGCTATGTTGCCTTATTTTTCAGAAAAATTCGGCAATGCTATGTCTGTGCACGGTTTCGGACAGGAAGCTTTGGAGGCTGTTGATAATTCACGCGCAGAAATCGCCAATTTTTTTAATTGTTCGCCTAGTGAAATTATTTTTACTTCTGGCGCAACAGAAAGCAATAATTTAGCCATAAAGGGAAGCATACACTCTTTTTATTCAATTCCCAGAAAAGCAGGAGAAAAACCGCATATTATTACCACTAAATTCGAGCATCATTGTATTTTAGATGCTTGCAAAATAGTTGAGAAAGATGGCTTAGCCCAAATTTCATATATTTCGCCAGGTCGCGATGGCATTGTGTCTTTAAAAGAAATTGAAAAAGCTATTCAGCCAAACACTATTCTTATTTCTGTTATGTATGTAAACAACGAAGTTGGAACTGTGCAACCTATAGCAGAAATTGGAAAAATGCTGGAGAAAATAAATAGTCAAAGAATCGGCAATAAATTGCCTCACATATCATTTCATACCGACGCTACGCAGGCAGTTAATTATTTCAATTGTAATGTTAATGATCTCAATGTAGACCTACTTTCCATATCCGGACATAAAATATACGGACCAAAGGGCGTTGGCCTGCTTTATGTGCGCAAAGGAACTCCTATAAAACGCATCCAGGATGGTGGCGATCAGGAATATAAGATGCGTGCCGGAACCCATAATGTTCCGGGAATCGTGGGGCTTAGCATGGCTATCAGCATGATAAAGACTCCGGAAATGCAGAAAAAAATAAAAGAAATAAAAAGTCTGCGTGATTATACAATAAAAAGAGTGCTGAAAGAAATTCCAAAATCATATCTGAATGGCTCAGCTGAAAAACGTTCTCCTAACAATGCCAACTTCAGATTTGATGATGTAGAGGGAGAGGGCTTGATTCTTTCACTCGACATAGAAGGAATTGCCGGTTCAACAGGTTCTGCCTGTTCTTCTGGAGCCCTAGAGCCATCGCATGTGCTTCTCTCATTGGGACTTAAGCATGAGCAGGCACATGGAAGCCTTAGAGTCACATTTGGCAAGCATACAACTAAAAAAGAGATTGATATTTTTATAACTAAGCTTAAGGAAATTGTGAAAAGACTGCGAAAAATTTCCGGCAACGTTATGAAAGAATTTAAATAA
- a CDS encoding Rrf2 family transcriptional regulator: MQFSTKAGYGLRAITNLAKCFPEQKTIKEIAKEENISQKYLERILGILNKNNLVISHKGKSGGYILAKNPKKINVGEIIEILEGTIAPMRCVGQFCSAKKRCPSSIVWDKLGKQIRKTLYNIKLSELIK; the protein is encoded by the coding sequence ATGCAATTTTCAACTAAAGCAGGGTATGGACTGAGAGCTATAACCAATTTGGCTAAATGTTTTCCTGAACAAAAAACTATAAAAGAAATCGCCAAAGAAGAAAATATTTCCCAAAAATACTTGGAACGTATTTTGGGTATTCTAAATAAAAATAATTTAGTGATTAGCCATAAAGGAAAGAGCGGTGGATATATTCTGGCCAAAAATCCAAAAAAAATAAATGTTGGGGAAATTATTGAAATATTAGAAGGAACAATAGCTCCTATGAGATGTGTGGGTCAGTTTTGTTCAGCTAAAAAAAGGTGTCCATCCAGCATAGTCTGGGATAAACTAGGAAAACAAATAAGAAAGACTTTATACAATATAAAATTAAGTGAATTAATAAAATAA
- a CDS encoding PD-(D/E)XK nuclease family protein — MRISYSALDTYQNCSLKYKFQNVDKIKEPKSKEAVFGTLMHATLKFIHSPSLLQPKLEEALDYFSKNWNSDVFENELEERSAFSQGVAMIQDYYKKNNPADANIVDLESRFAVEIDSPDGSKHITSGIIDRIDKTEDGYEIIDYKTTKKMPSQEKVDNDLQLSIYLNAFLARYPKEIKNLDKITVSLYYLKHGVKLSSTRTKEQLENANKIFLDVIAAIEEGKFEPNVTPLCDWCGYQKICPMWKHKFKEERKIDTAEINAAISDYINLKSAITSTKERLAELQEKITQYMQQEGVERVFGEEGVIAQSIRKTYKYDEKKLRDILEPLDKWDVILKVDGIALKNIMGVLSPSVQKKVENAKAVDKETKSLTVKKK; from the coding sequence ATGCGTATTTCCTATTCAGCGCTGGATACATACCAAAATTGCTCGCTGAAATATAAATTTCAGAATGTAGACAAGATAAAAGAGCCTAAGAGCAAAGAGGCTGTTTTCGGCACGCTGATGCACGCTACTCTGAAATTTATCCATTCTCCTTCCCTGCTTCAGCCAAAACTTGAAGAAGCTCTGGATTATTTTTCCAAAAATTGGAACAGTGATGTTTTTGAAAATGAGCTGGAGGAAAGATCGGCTTTTTCCCAAGGTGTAGCCATGATCCAGGATTATTACAAGAAAAATAATCCGGCGGATGCAAACATAGTTGATTTGGAAAGCCGGTTTGCAGTTGAAATTGATTCTCCTGACGGATCAAAACATATTACTTCCGGGATAATTGATCGCATAGACAAAACTGAAGATGGATATGAAATTATTGATTATAAAACAACCAAAAAAATGCCATCCCAGGAAAAAGTAGACAATGATCTGCAGTTGTCTATTTATCTGAATGCATTTTTGGCGCGCTATCCAAAAGAAATAAAAAATTTAGATAAAATTACAGTCAGTCTTTATTATCTCAAGCATGGAGTAAAACTGAGTTCTACACGAACAAAAGAGCAGCTGGAAAATGCCAATAAAATTTTCCTGGATGTCATTGCAGCTATTGAAGAAGGAAAATTTGAACCAAATGTAACGCCGCTCTGTGATTGGTGCGGCTATCAGAAAATTTGTCCGATGTGGAAGCATAAATTCAAAGAAGAAAGGAAAATTGATACAGCGGAAATCAATGCGGCTATTAGCGACTATATAAATTTAAAATCAGCTATTACTTCCACTAAAGAAAGACTGGCAGAACTCCAGGAAAAAATAACCCAGTATATGCAGCAGGAAGGCGTTGAAAGGGTTTTTGGCGAAGAAGGAGTTATTGCACAGTCAATCAGGAAAACTTACAAATACGATGAAAAAAAGCTCCGGGATATCCTGGAACCTTTGGATAAATGGGATGTAATACTGAAAGTTGATGGCATTGCTCTAAAAAATATAATGGGCGTTCTTTCCCCTTCCGTGCAAAAAAAAGTTGAAAATGCAAAAGCTGTAGATAAAGAAACTAAAAGTCTGACTGTTAAGAAAAAATAA
- a CDS encoding ribonuclease H-like domain-containing protein: MALVFDIETIGENFDALDQTTQEVLTRWIKRESDTKEEYEKALEDLKNGLGFSPLTGEIVAIGVYDTEKDKGAVYFQAPDGKVDNSEMGNIKYRVLGEKEILEQFWNLAEKYNEFVSFNGRMFDVPFLMIRSSINEIRPSKNLLANRYLSSQPKNAMHIDLLDQFTFYGAVRKKGNLHLWSRAFGIKSPKASGITGDDVGKLFKEKKFFEIAKYNAGDLIATKELYENWEKFIKF; the protein is encoded by the coding sequence ATGGCATTAGTATTTGATATTGAAACGATAGGAGAGAATTTTGACGCTCTTGACCAAACGACCCAGGAGGTTCTTACACGTTGGATAAAAAGAGAATCAGATACTAAGGAAGAATATGAAAAAGCTCTGGAGGATCTTAAAAACGGACTTGGATTTTCTCCGCTGACTGGAGAAATCGTGGCTATTGGTGTTTATGATACTGAAAAAGATAAAGGTGCTGTATATTTTCAAGCTCCAGATGGAAAAGTAGATAATTCAGAAATGGGTAATATCAAATACAGAGTATTGGGAGAAAAAGAAATTCTGGAACAATTCTGGAATCTAGCTGAAAAATACAATGAGTTCGTAAGTTTTAATGGACGCATGTTTGACGTGCCTTTTCTAATGATACGCAGCTCTATAAATGAAATAAGACCGTCAAAAAATCTCCTAGCTAACCGCTACCTGTCAAGTCAACCTAAAAACGCCATGCATATTGATCTCTTGGATCAATTTACTTTCTATGGCGCCGTGAGAAAAAAGGGTAATCTACATCTTTGGTCACGCGCTTTTGGCATAAAAAGCCCAAAAGCCAGTGGCATAACTGGTGATGATGTGGGAAAACTATTTAAAGAAAAAAAGTTTTTCGAAATTGCCAAATACAATGCCGGCGATCTCATAGCGACCAAGGAATTATATGAGAATTGGGAAAAATTTATAAAATTCTGA
- a CDS encoding DUF2062 domain-containing protein: MIKDTYQKIRAFFLKFFTLKDTPHKIAAGFALGIFLGIIPGEGITAAIVLATIFRFNRASATSGALATNMWGTIATLPLAAAVGGFLFNVKPSQLVSQFDQTYHLGYRYFLSKVIFLDLALPVIIGFIIVAGAISILFYAALYFLLKYNKIK; the protein is encoded by the coding sequence ATGATAAAAGATACTTACCAAAAAATCAGGGCTTTCTTTCTTAAGTTTTTTACACTTAAAGATACGCCGCACAAAATTGCAGCCGGTTTTGCATTGGGAATTTTTTTAGGAATAATACCCGGCGAAGGAATTACGGCAGCTATTGTTCTGGCAACAATTTTTCGTTTTAACAGAGCTTCGGCAACATCAGGCGCTTTAGCAACAAACATGTGGGGTACTATTGCCACGCTTCCTCTGGCTGCGGCTGTTGGAGGATTTTTATTCAACGTGAAACCCAGTCAGCTTGTCAGTCAATTTGATCAAACTTATCATTTGGGATATAGATATTTCTTAAGTAAGGTTATATTTTTGGATTTAGCCTTGCCGGTTATTATTGGTTTTATTATAGTTGCTGGGGCTATCTCAATTTTATTTTATGCTGCTTTATATTTTCTTTTGAAATACAATAAGATAAAATAG
- the pyrH gene encoding UMP kinase — protein sequence MNKKMIVISLGGSLIVPEEIDWKFLKQFKKIIEGKIKKGFRFIIVTGGGKTARKYIEASAKVGDIDAEDKDWVGIHSTRLNAHFIRTIFKKYAHPTICTNPYDLEGFLKAKEYILVAAGYRPGNSTDYISILLAKHFEIKKVANLSNIDYVYDKDPKKYKDAKKIKEICWIDFQKIVGNKWDPGSNVPFDPVASKLAAKENIEVAIFNGKKLKNLQNYLDGKRFIGTVIK from the coding sequence ATGAACAAGAAAATGATTGTGATTTCTCTCGGGGGATCGCTGATCGTGCCGGAGGAAATTGACTGGAAATTTTTGAAGCAATTCAAGAAAATAATTGAAGGAAAGATTAAAAAAGGATTCCGTTTTATCATCGTCACGGGAGGAGGGAAGACTGCCAGAAAATATATTGAGGCTAGTGCTAAAGTCGGAGATATTGACGCTGAGGATAAAGATTGGGTCGGCATACATTCAACCAGGCTGAATGCGCATTTCATAAGGACAATTTTCAAGAAATATGCCCATCCGACAATCTGCACAAATCCCTATGACTTGGAAGGATTTTTAAAAGCCAAAGAATATATTTTGGTGGCTGCCGGATATCGCCCGGGAAATTCCACTGACTATATTTCCATACTTTTAGCTAAACATTTTGAAATCAAAAAAGTAGCCAATCTTTCCAATATTGATTATGTCTATGATAAGGATCCAAAAAAATACAAGGATGCCAAAAAAATAAAGGAAATTTGTTGGATTGATTTCCAGAAAATTGTCGGCAATAAATGGGATCCGGGTTCCAATGTGCCTTTTGATCCTGTCGCTTCCAAATTGGCAGCCAAAGAAAATATTGAAGTTGCTATTTTTAACGGAAAGAAACTGAAAAACTTGCAAAATTATCTTGATGGGAAAAGATTCATAGGAACAGTGATAAAATAA